One Brienomyrus brachyistius isolate T26 chromosome 24, BBRACH_0.4, whole genome shotgun sequence DNA segment encodes these proteins:
- the LOC125719989 gene encoding reticulon-3-B-like: MADQMHQSPQVSSSGMNSPAAKDSKLSVKDLVYWREPKKTGVVFGVSLVLLLSLATFSVISVVSYILLALLCVTITFRSYKSVIQAVQKSSDGHPFKAFMEKDICVAPETFRKHVDVCLSHANCAIHQVRRLFLVEDLVDSLKLAVLMWLMTYVGAIFNGITLLILADIVLFSVPLVYEKNKTQIDHHIKRVRTQVDSTLAKLQEKLPGVVKRSKAE; the protein is encoded by the exons ATGGCAGATCAGATGCACCAGTCTCCCCAGGTCTCCTCGTCGGGAATGAACTCTCCTGCGGCCAAGGACTCTAAGCTCTCCG TGAAGGACCTGGTGTACTGGCGGGAGCCCAAGAAGACAGGCGTGGTGTTCGGCGTCTCGCTGGTGCTTCTGCTCTCGCTGGCCACCTTCAGCGTCATCAGCGTGGTCTCCTACATCCTGCTGGCCCTGCTCTGTGTGACCATCACCTTCCGATCCTACAAGTCGGTCATCCAGGCAGTGCAGAAGTCCAGCGATGGACACCCCTTCAA GGCGTTCATGGAGAAGGACATCTGCGTCGCGCCCGAGACCTTCCGCAAACACGTGGACGTCTGCCTGTCCCATGCCAACTGCGCCATCCACCAAGTGAGGCGGCTCTTCCTGGTGGAGGACCTGGTGGACTCCCTCAAG CTGGCCGTCCTCATGTGGCTGATGACCTACGTCGGCGCCATCTTTAACGGCATCACCCTCCTGATCCTGG CGGACATTGTTCTCTTTTCCGTCCCCCTGGTGTATGAGAAAAACAAG ACCCAGATCGACCATCACATAAAACGCGTCCGCACCCAAGTGGACAGTACGCTGGCAAA GTTACAGGAGAAGCTACCTGGTGTGGTGAAGCGTAGCAAAGCAGAATGA
- the LOC125719988 gene encoding zinc finger translocation-associated protein-like isoform X1, protein MDDIAINGHEGAETGVGAASFTSSSELPESHGSPQCEPGPNRARRKGRVQGRDHRRNYQEQWRAEFLMEFEAARGVMVCMVCGSSLASLKLSTIKRHIQQKHPDTLLWAPADKQLLLCDWEAAHTPRGSAGAPGPESEGVPPKAEPAPQEPQPAQPGPGGGRDPLAQTLERYANDTLRAWLRQEFLMEYRAAEGPAAVHGVRSPAACAASAARQTARTAATSRLAGVQLRGEAPHPAGLGACLT, encoded by the exons ATGGACGACATTGCCATAAATGGACATGAGGGGGCGGAGACAGGGGTGGGCGCAGCAAGTTTCACGAGCTCATCGGAGTTACCCGAGTCTCATGGGTCACCACAGTGCGAGCCGGGCCCCAATCGGGCCAGGAGGAAGGGGCGTGTCCAGGGCCGAGACCACCGGCGGAACTACCAGGAGCAGTGGCGGGCGGAGTTCCTCATGGAGTTTGAGGCGGCGCGCGGCGTGATGGTGTGCATGGTGTGCGGCAGCTCGCTGGCCTCCCTCAAACTCAGCACCATCAAGCGGCACATCCAGCAGAAGCACCCCGACACGCTGTTGTGGGCCCCCGCTGACAAGCAGCTGCTGCTCTGCGACTGGGAGGCCGCACACACACCCAGGGGCTCCGCTGGGGCCCCGGGGCCCGAGAGTGAAG GTGTCCCACCAAAGGCAGAGCCGGCACCGCAGGAGCCACAGCCTGCGCAGCCTGGGCCCGGAGGGGGTCGCGATCCGCTGGCCCAAACGCTGGAGCGCTATGCCAACGACACGCTGCGTGCCTGGCTCCGGCAGGAGTTCCTCATGGAGTATCGTGCGGCGGAGGGGCCGGCTGCTGTGCATGGTGTGCGGAGCCCAGCTGCCTGCGCCGCATCTGCAGCACGTCAAACTGCACGTACTGCAGCAACATCCCGACTCGCTGGTGTACAGCTCCGAGGAGAAGCACCACATCCTGCGGGGCTGGG AGCATGCCTCACCTGA
- the LOC125719988 gene encoding zinc finger translocation-associated protein-like isoform X2 → MDDIAINGHEGAETGVGAASFTSSSELPESHGSPQCEPGPNRARRKGRVQGRDHRRNYQEQWRAEFLMEFEAARGVMVCMVCGSSLASLKLSTIKRHIQQKHPDTLLWAPADKQLLLCDWEAAHTPRGSAGAPGPESEGMLSPGEMKCSSARLYFARVAQQAEGCWFQSQGRQNDFIVALNPAGYAYVPQKYSKCGSTLSFPRATLGKGLMEPRHCTCVRS, encoded by the coding sequence ATGGACGACATTGCCATAAATGGACATGAGGGGGCGGAGACAGGGGTGGGCGCAGCAAGTTTCACGAGCTCATCGGAGTTACCCGAGTCTCATGGGTCACCACAGTGCGAGCCGGGCCCCAATCGGGCCAGGAGGAAGGGGCGTGTCCAGGGCCGAGACCACCGGCGGAACTACCAGGAGCAGTGGCGGGCGGAGTTCCTCATGGAGTTTGAGGCGGCGCGCGGCGTGATGGTGTGCATGGTGTGCGGCAGCTCGCTGGCCTCCCTCAAACTCAGCACCATCAAGCGGCACATCCAGCAGAAGCACCCCGACACGCTGTTGTGGGCCCCCGCTGACAAGCAGCTGCTGCTCTGCGACTGGGAGGCCGCACACACACCCAGGGGCTCCGCTGGGGCCCCGGGGCCCGAGAGTGAAGGTATGCTGTCACCAGGGGAGATGAAGTGCTCTTCGGCCCGTCTTTATTTTGCGCGGGTGGCTCAGCAGgccgaaggttgctggtttcaatcccagggtcggcagaATGATTTCATTGTTGCCCTTAACCCGGCTGGGTACGCATATGTCCCGCAGAAATACAGCAAATGCGGAAGCACTCTGTCTTTCCCCCGAGCGACACTCGGAAAGGGGCTTATGGAGCCACGCCACTGTACGTGTGTTCGCAGTTAG